From a single Glycine soja cultivar W05 chromosome 19, ASM419377v2, whole genome shotgun sequence genomic region:
- the LOC114398266 gene encoding cullin-3A-like, whose product MSTQKKRALQIEAFRHRIVVDPKYAEKTWKVLEHAIHEIYNHNASGLSFEELYRNAYNMVLYKFGEKLYTGLVTTMTSHLKEISQSIESAQGEIFLEELNRKWVDHNKALQMIRDILMYMDRTFIPSNHKTPVHELGLNLWRDVVIHSSKTKARLLDTLLELVLRERNGEVINRGLMRNIIKMLMDLGLPVYQQDFEKHFLDVSANFYCRESQKFIESCDCGDYLKKAERRLNEEMERVSHYLDPRSESKITNVVEKEMIESHMHTLVHMENSGLVSMLVDDKYEDLQRMYNLFRRVSDGLTIVKDVMTSFVRDTGKQLIMDPERLRDPVDFVQRLLDLKDKYDRVITMSFNNDKTFQNALNSSFEYFINLNARSPEFISLFVDDKLRRGLKGVGEEDVEIVLDKVMMLFRYLQEKDVFEKYYKQHLAKRLLSGKTISDDAERSLIVKLKTECGYQFTSKLEGMFTDMKTSHDTMQGFYANLGTELGDGPMLSVQVLTTGSWPTQPSPPCNLPVEILGVCDKFRTYYLGTHNGRRLSWQTNMGTADLKATFGKGQKHELNVSTYQMCVLMLFNSAERLTCKEIEQATAIPMSDLRRCLQSLACVKGKNVLRKEPMSKDIAEDDAFFFNDKFTSKFFKVKIGTVVAQRESEPENLETRQRVEEDRKPQIEAAIVRIMKSRRTLDHNNIVAEVTKQLQSRFLPNPVVIKKRIESLIEREFLERDKVDRKLYRYLA is encoded by the coding sequence GAATGCTTATAATATGGTGTTATACAAATTTGGGGAGAAACTTTACACAGGACTTGTGACGACCATGACTTCTCATCTAAAAGAAATTTCTCAATCAATTGAATCTGCTCAAGGAGAAATTTTCTTGGAAGAGCTCAACAGGAAGTGGGTAGATCATAACAAGGCATTACAAATGATCCGAGATATACTGATGTACATGGATCGAACGTTTATACCAAGCAACCATAAAACTCCTGTTCACGAGCTTGGATTGAATCTTTGGAGAGATGTTGTGATCCATTCCAGCAAAACTAAGGCTAGGCTTCTAGATACTCTTCTTGAACTTGTGCTTAGAGAAAGGAATGGTGAAGTAATAAACAGAGGATTGATGAGAAATATAATAAAGATGCTTATGGATTTGGGTTTGCCTGTTTACCAACAGGACTTTGAGAAGCATTTTCTTGATGTTTCAGCAAATTTTTACTGTCGTGAGTCCCAGAAATTCATTGAATCATGTGATTGTGGTGATTATTTGAAGAAAGCTGAGAGACGGTTAAATGAAGAAATGGAGAGAGTATCTCACTACTTGGATCCTAGAAGCGAGTCAAAGATAACTAATGTGGTGGAGAAGGAAATGATTGAGAGTCATATGCACACTCTAGTTCACATGGAGAACTCAGGCCTGGTTAGTATGCTTGTGGATGACAAATATGAAGACTTGCAAAGAATGTATAACTTATTTCGCCGGGTGTCTGATGGGCTCACAATTGTTAAAGATGTCATGACCTCTTTTGTACGGGATACAGGCAAGCAGCTAATTATGGATCCTGAAAGGTTGAGAGATCCTGTGGATTTTGTTCAACGTCTCTTGGATTTGAAGGATAAATATGACAGGGTTATTACTATGTCATTTAACAACGACAAGACATTTCAGAATGCCTTGAATTCCTCTTTTGAATATTTCATCAATTTGAATGCCCGGTCTCCAGAGTTCATTTCTTTGTTTGTGGATGACAAACTTCGCAGAGGGTTGAAAGGGGTTGGTGAGGAGGATGTGGAGATTGTACTAGACAAAGTCATGATGCTTTTCAGATACCTACAAGAGAAGGATGTGTTTGAGAAGTATTACAAGCAACACTTGGCAAAAAGGCTTCTTTCAGGGAAGACTATATCCGATGATGCAGAAAGGAGTTTGATTGTTAAGCTCAAAACAGAATGTGGATATCAATTCACTTCTAAGTTAGAGGGTATGTTTACTGACATGAAAACTTCTCATGATACGATGCAGGGCTTCTATGCAAACCTTGGCACTGAGTTGGGGGATGGCCCTATGCTATCTGTCCAGGTGCTTACGACAGGATCATGGCCTACTCAACCTAGCCCGCCGTGTAATCTTCCTGTAGAAATACTGGGTGTATGTGATAAGTTTCGGACATATTATCTTGGCACCCATAATGGTAGGAGATTGTCCTGGCAAACTAATATGGGGACTGCTGATTTGAAAGCAACATTTGGTAAGGGCCAAAAGCATGAGTTGAATGTTTCCACATATCAAATGTGTGTACTCATGCTTTTCAACAGCGCTGAGCGGTTGACTTGTAAGGAGATAGAGCAGGCTACAGCAATACCCATGTCAGATTTGAGGAGGTGCCTTCAGTCTCTGGCCTGTGTCAAAGGAAAAAATGTTCTTCGAAAAGAGCCGATGAGCAAGGACATAGCTGAGGATGATGCATTCTTCTTTAATGACAAATTCACCAGCAAGTTCTTTAAGGTAAAGATAGGGACTGTTGTTGCACAGAGGGAGTCTGAACCAGAAAACCTAGAAACTCGGCAAAGAGTGGAAGAAGACAGAAAGCCACAGATCGAAGCAGCCATTGTGAGGATAATGAAGTCTAGGCGGACTCTAGATCATAATAATATTGTTGCTGAGGTCACAAAGCAGCTGCAGTCACGGTTTTTGCCTAATCCTGTTGTTATTAAGAAGAGGATTGAATCCCTTATTGAGCGTGAGTTTTTGGAGAGGGATAAAGTGGACAGAAAACTGTACCGCTATCTTGCTTGA